CTAGGGCTAAAAGGCTTTGTGATATAATCATCAGCCCCTAATTCCAAGCCTAGGATTTTATCTAGTTCTTCATCCTTTGCTGTGAGCATTAAGATCGGTATCGTCAGTTGTCTTTGTCTTAATTCTTTGCACACGTCGATGCCGTTTAATTTAGGTAACATAAGATCCAAAACCATGAGATCAGGTGATTCATGATTCACTTTTTCAAGCGCTTCCTCACCGTCAAAAGCCGTAATAACTTGGTATCCAGCTTGCTCTAGGTTAAATTGTAATAAGGTTACAATCGAATGTTCGTCGTCCACCACTAATATTCTTTGCGCCATCTCAAGTCCTCCCCACTTCTACTCTCCTTATTATCTACTGATCCATATCACTTTTATGTTTATCTTCTTTCTTATCACATTTTGATCATAATGAAAAGAACTTGTGCTCATTTGACTGTTTCATTTCATTTTATCAAAAATACGTTACAGCACTGTTAAGAAAAGTTTAAGCGTGTGTAAATCGTTTGACACACAAAAGCAACCTTTCGAGGTTGCTTTTCATTGGGATATATATTTATATCAAACTCATGTAGTATTCTTTGAAATATAAAGCATGATTGTACTTGAAGGTTCAAGCTTGATAGACGCCCTCTATGTTAAGGGTGAGTTTAATTTAATCTTTTAAAAGTTATCAAATGCATGGCGGGGAAGAGGTTTCAAAGGTTTAGGAGGAGAAACATTGACTTTACCTGTGAGTACAACTCTTTGGTCTTGATCAACAATTCGCGTAGAGAATGTGACTTCGTTAGCATCCGTATCGCAAGCAATAACCTCTAGTTTGATATGTATGTCAGCGTAATGATAAAGCACTTCGGGGTAGTCTACTTTTGTCGACAGGATGACTGAGCCCGGGCCTGGAACGTGTTTATTAATACAGCTGTAGAGTAAACCAATCAGCATAACATGGGGAACAATAGGTTTTTGAAAAGAGGTTTGTTCAGTGTAGCTGTGCTGGATGTACATGGGGTTAATATCATCTGATAACCCTAGGTATACGAGTATATCTTTGTCGTCTATTTTTTGATTAATTTCAAACAAATCGCCCACCTGTATGCGGTCTATATACTGTCCAACTTGTCTCTTTTTTCCAAGTAGCATAATTCGGCCTCCTTAGCTTTCCTAAAATGATACACCTCAGAAGTTTTGTAAACGCTTACAATAATTTGTTCAAATCATACCACGTTCTGTACCATTCGTAAAGTACCCAGGTTTTGATGATGACCCCTCCTTCGCCACTCGAGCTTCGCTCATAGGTTGCTTCGCAGGGCTCACCATCTTCCACCTTTGCAAAAAAAGACCCCAAGGGTTCTTGCCCTTGGAGTCTTCTCTTCCAGTTTCACCTGTGTGAGAATGGATTGAGTTTTCGGCTTTTTAGTTCTCGCCTTTTTTGAGTACTTCCATGACGTTCCGAACTGAATCGGCGGACTTTCCTAACGCTTGTTTCTCTTCCTCTGTGA
This is a stretch of genomic DNA from Caldalkalibacillus salinus. It encodes these proteins:
- a CDS encoding MaoC/PaaZ C-terminal domain-containing protein codes for the protein MLLGKKRQVGQYIDRIQVGDLFEINQKIDDKDILVYLGLSDDINPMYIQHSYTEQTSFQKPIVPHVMLIGLLYSCINKHVPGPGSVILSTKVDYPEVLYHYADIHIKLEVIACDTDANEVTFSTRIVDQDQRVVLTGKVNVSPPKPLKPLPRHAFDNF